From one Lolium rigidum isolate FL_2022 chromosome 4, APGP_CSIRO_Lrig_0.1, whole genome shotgun sequence genomic stretch:
- the LOC124647412 gene encoding probable C-terminal domain small phosphatase gives MVSRTPTKAPAPRPSPAKPSPSPATRRRQAFRAGRRLSATKRRASPLKSLAAAPAAVASSFDRSVRFCRRRLFKLFARLAVFGSPTKRRAAAAGFQRLRSTSAPPPTPSVVSSPRSQRPGKVHPAALPPPTDPTKKTLFLDLDETLIHSQTDPVPDLYDFTVHPVICGQAITFYVRKRPGVDAFLHAAADAFEVVVFTAGLEQYASLVLDRLDPAGDLIAHRLYRGACRDGGDGRLVKDLSATGRPLGCAIIVDDNPNAYALQPENALPVVPFIDDDDDKELQKVMGFLDVAAGFDDTRDALRCYKDLLVKAK, from the coding sequence ATGGTGTCCAGGACGCCCACAAAGGCACCGGCGCCGAGGCCCAGCCCCGCgaagccgtcgccgtcgccagcgACCAGGCGCCGCCAGGCCTTCCGTGCCGGTCGCCGCCTGTCCGCCACCAAGCGTCGGGCGTCCCCGCTCAAGTCCCTGgcggccgcccccgccgccgtcgcctcctccttcGACCGCTCCGTGCgcttctgccgccgccgcctcttcaaGCTCTTCGCCCGCCTCGCCGTCTTCGGCTCCCCGACCAAGCGTCGGGCGGCGGCCGCGGGGTTCCAGCGCCTCCGCTCCACCTCCGCCCCTCCCCCAACCCCCTCCGTAGTCTCCTCCCCCCGCTCCCAACGCCCGGGCAAGGTCCACCCCGCCGCGCTCCCGCCGCCGACCGATCCAACAAAAAAGACCCTCTTCCTCGACCTCGACGAGACGCTCATCCACTCGCAGACCGACCCCGTGCCAGACCTGTACGATTTCACCGTCCACCCCGTCATCTGCGGCCAGGCCATCACCTTCTACGTGCGCAAGCGCCCAGGCGTCGACGCCTTCCTCCACGCCGCCGCGGACGCCTTCGAGGTCGTCGTCTTCACCGCGGGGCTGGAGCAGTACGCCTCGCTCGTGCTCGACCGCCTCGACCCCGCCGGCGACCTCATCGCGCACCGCCTCTACCGCGGCGCCTGCCGCGACGGCGGGGACGGCAGGCTCGTCAAGGACCTCTCGGCCACCGGCCGGCCTCTCGGATGCGCCATCATCGTCGACGACAACCCCAACGCCTACGCTCTGCAGCCGGAGAACGCCCTCCCCGTGGTGCCCTtcatcgacgacgacgatgacaagGAGCTGCAGAAGGTCATGGGGTTTCTGGACGTCGCCGCAGGGTTCGACGACACCCGGGACGCCCTCAGGTGCTACAAGGATCTCCTCGTCAAGGCCAAGTGA